A segment of the bacterium genome:
GGCGGCCCTGGGCTGGCGGGACGCGCTGGACCCCGATCAGCCCACCGTCGAGAAGGTCCTGTCCTACCTCGACGGCTACGAGGCGTTCGGCCGGCAGCACCCCGCGTTCGCGAAGTGCATGCACGAGATCGACAACGACGTCTGCAGCCGCGAGTTCGAGAACCACCCCAGCGTGCAGGCCATGCGCGACGCCCTGGCCGGCGTGCTGGCCGAAGGCGTCGCGCGCGGCGAGCTGCGGCCGCTGGACCCGCCCACGCTGGTGTGGATCATCGACAGCCTCCTGGACACCATGTACTACATGTTCCCGCAGATGACCGGGCGCGTGAGCGCGCTCGAGGACCCTCTCCTGGCGAGCGAGCTGCGCGCCTTCATCATCAACGGCATCCGCAACCCCGACCACGACCCCGTACGGAGGACACGATGAACATCGGACACCTGGCGCGCGCGGCGCTCATGGCCGCCGTCTGTCTGGGAGCGGCCTTCCCGGCGGCCGCTGCCGACGAGCCGGTTCCCGCGACCCTCGACCTCGGTCCCGGCGCCGTCATCGCGGCGCGCCCCGGGGCGGCCGAGACCCTCGACCTCGAGACCTGCGCGCAGCGCGCGCTGGCCGGCAACGACCTGCTGCAGGCCGAGCGCTTCCGCCGGCGCGAGCTCGACGGCCAGATGAAGCAGGCGCTCGCCACCGGCCTGCCGACCCTCGACGCCTCGGGTACCTGGTCGCGCGGCCGCGACCCGAGTTTCGCCCTGGACTCCAGTTTCGGCGGCGGCGACTCGGGCAGCGCCCTGATCGACAGCCTGTTCGGAGGGTTCAGCTTCATCCCGCCGCCCGAGGACATCCCGGCCCAGACCTACTGGCGCTCGAGCCTGAACCTGAGCTGGACCCTGAACCCGATCAAGATCCTCGGCGCGATCGGCGCCGCCGGCCAGGGCATCCGCCGCCAGGACCTGGCCCTGCTGGGCGTCGTGCACCAGACCGAACAGGACGTCGTGGCGGCCTACCACGGCGTCGTGCTGGCCGCCGAGCAGCTCGCCGCCGTCGAGGCGGAGGTCCGCAACCAGCAGGAGTTCCTGGACATCGCGCGCCTGCGCTTCGGGCTCGGGATGGTGACCGAGCTGGACACGCTGCAGGCCGCGGTCGCGGCGGCGAACCTGTCGCCGCGGCTGCGCCAGTCGCAGCAGGGGCTGCGCACCGCCGGCGCCCGGCTCAACGCCCTGATGGGCAGCGACCCCGAGGCACCGCTGAGCATCCGCAACGAGCAGCGCGTGGAGTCGGACGACGTGGCGCGCGCGACGGCCCTGGACCTGGCCGCGCGCCGGCCCGACGTGCAGCAGGCCGAGGTGATGAGCGACCTGCTGCGCCAAAGCCGGCGTGTGCAGAAGTCCGAGATGCGCCCCTACCTGTCGATGCTCGGCAGCTTCGGCTACATCGGCCGGCGCCTGAAGGACCTCGACGACACCGGCCACGACTTCTGGAGCGCCAGCGTGGCGCTGAACGTGCCGCTGTTCGACGGCCTGCTGACCCACGGCCTGGTCCAGCAGACCGAAGCCTCGATCCTGCGCACCGAGTCCGAGCGCAACGGCCTGCTGCGGCAGGCGCGCGTCGAGGTGCTCGATCTGCTCGACGGCCGCGACGCCGCCCGCGACAACCTGCGCGCGGCCGAGCTGAACATGGCCCGGGCCGAGGACCTGCTCGAGACCAGCATCCTGCTGCTGCGGCACGGCAAGGCCGACTACCTGACCGTGCTGCAGTCCGAGGCGGAGCGCTCCCGCGCCCGCACCAACCTGATCCAGGCGCGGTACGACGTGCTGACCACGACCGCGTCCCTGAAGCGCGCCATCGGCGTCTCGCCCCTGCTGCCCCTGGCGGCGGTCGACGGGCTCGTCGCGGGAGGTTCGCAGTGACCATCGGAACGGAGAAGACCATCATGACGACGCGCAAGCTGTTCGCCGCCGCGGCCCTGATGCTGGCCCCGGCCCTGCTGTCGACCACGGGCTGCGGACCCAAGGACGGCGGCGCGCCGCCGGCCGAGACCGCCCGCAACGTCCGCGTGCTGGAGCTGGACGCCACCGACCTGACCGAGATGTTCGAGGTCTCGGGCGCGGTCGAGCCCCTG
Coding sequences within it:
- a CDS encoding TetR/AcrR family transcriptional regulator, which gives rise to MPEARQHDKSLQFYAVAEPLFERYGFRKTTVEEICRAAGVSKRTYYELFRDKADLLTRMLVHLASEAALGWRDALDPDQPTVEKVLSYLDGYEAFGRQHPAFAKCMHEIDNDVCSREFENHPSVQAMRDALAGVLAEGVARGELRPLDPPTLVWIIDSLLDTMYYMFPQMTGRVSALEDPLLASELRAFIINGIRNPDHDPVRRTR
- a CDS encoding TolC family protein produces the protein MNIGHLARAALMAAVCLGAAFPAAAADEPVPATLDLGPGAVIAARPGAAETLDLETCAQRALAGNDLLQAERFRRRELDGQMKQALATGLPTLDASGTWSRGRDPSFALDSSFGGGDSGSALIDSLFGGFSFIPPPEDIPAQTYWRSSLNLSWTLNPIKILGAIGAAGQGIRRQDLALLGVVHQTEQDVVAAYHGVVLAAEQLAAVEAEVRNQQEFLDIARLRFGLGMVTELDTLQAAVAAANLSPRLRQSQQGLRTAGARLNALMGSDPEAPLSIRNEQRVESDDVARATALDLAARRPDVQQAEVMSDLLRQSRRVQKSEMRPYLSMLGSFGYIGRRLKDLDDTGHDFWSASVALNVPLFDGLLTHGLVQQTEASILRTESERNGLLRQARVEVLDLLDGRDAARDNLRAAELNMARAEDLLETSILLLRHGKADYLTVLQSEAERSRARTNLIQARYDVLTTTASLKRAIGVSPLLPLAAVDGLVAGGSQ